Proteins from one Monodelphis domestica isolate mMonDom1 chromosome 6, mMonDom1.pri, whole genome shotgun sequence genomic window:
- the LOC100617448 gene encoding olfactory receptor 5B12-like, whose amino-acid sequence MIFMENRSEINEFILLGLTDVPELQTPLFIMFTLIYLITIVGNLTIVALISLDTHLHTPMYFFLSNLSLVDFAYSSTVTPKVISGLLTGDKVISYNGCATQMLFVAAFAATESFLLASMAYDRHAAVCKPLHYTTTMTSTVCAYLASGSHLFGFLYSSILIGHTFSLFFCRSNVVHHFFCDLPPLLALSCSDVHIVELIIFISGPFTIFFPILVILASYLLIFITILKIRSAEGRQKAFSTCASHLTIVVIYYGTIIFMYFQPSSTHSKHIDKIVSVFYTIIIPMLNPLVYSLRNKEVKNAFRKVVTGQKL is encoded by the coding sequence ATGATATTTATGGAGAATAGATCTGAAATAAATGAGTTCATCCTCCTAGGATTAACAGATGTGCCAGAGCTTCAGACTCCACTCTTCATAATGTTCACCCTCATCTACCTCATTACCATAGTAGGGAACCTGACAATAGTAGCTCTGATCTCCTTGGATACCCACCTCCACACACCCATGTACTTCTTCCTTAGTAACCTCTCTCTGGTGGATTTTGCCTACTCTTCAACTGTTACTCCCAAAGTGATATCTGGGCTCCTCACAGGGGACAAGGTCATCTCCTATAACGGATGCGCTACACAAATGTTATTTGTTGCAGCCTTTGCTGCTACTGAAAGTTTCCTCTTAGCCTCCATGGCCTATGATCGCCATGCAGCTGTGTGTAAGCCACTACATTACACCACTACAATGACTTCAACAGTGTGTGCATATCTGGCCAGTGGGTCTCACCTCTTTGGTTTTTTGTACTCCTCCATACTCATAGGACATACATTTAGCCTTTTCTTCTGCAGGTCCAATGTGGTCCATCACTTTTTCTGTGATCTTCCCCCTCTCCTAGCTCTTTCTTGCTCAGATGTTCACATTGTTGAGTTGATAATCTTTATCTCAGGCCCATTTACTATCTTTTTCCCAATTCTTGTCATCCTTGCCTCCTATTTGTTAATCTTCATCACCATCCTGAAGATACGTTCTGCTGAAGGCCGCCAGAAAGCTTTCTCCACCTGTGCTTCCCATCTCACAATAGTGGTTATATATTATGGGACAATCATCTTCATGTACTTCCAACCCAGCTCAACACATTCAAAGCACATAGACAAAATAGTGTCAGTATTCTATACCATAATCATCCCCATGTTGAACCCTCTTGTCTATAGTCTGAGAAACAAAGAGGTCAAGAATGCTTTTAGGAAAGTTGTAACTGGACAGAAACTTTAA